One window from the genome of [Clostridium] celerecrescens 18A encodes:
- a CDS encoding oligosaccharide flippase family protein produces MKESRSKYLLKNTAIFAIGNFATKIISFFLIPLYTSSLCTAEYGIVDLVATISTVTISIITLNIMESVMRFNMDKDADKDKITKIGMVILLVSMVVGLILIPICRLWDKVDGLEAIIYLYVISLAASQLFLCDLRGKEELIKYCIGNIANTALIVLFNICFLVIFKLGITGYLLAYTLANTLIAVYAFIIGKGYKAIFAKIDKVKMIEMIKYSVVLIPNSFMWWIMNSSDHIMVTSMIGVAANGVYAISYKVPTLINTFTGIFNQAWGYSAIKEEGSKDETEYSNKVFANLISAIMIIGICMMSIIKPFLNVYVADEYFEAWKYTPFLIVGIVYITLGTFLSTSYMIHKDSMGFLLSGSFGAMLNIILNFLLIPLIGVYGAAIATCVSYIGVFSFRVFHTRKYLKYKVLTRDFCIGTVALWLSGALMFVDNLVGQICQILIAFVIIVLFQKTWKPLLFRIIDKVKKVKK; encoded by the coding sequence ATGAAAGAGAGTAGATCAAAATACTTATTGAAGAATACTGCAATTTTTGCCATAGGTAATTTTGCGACAAAAATTATTTCTTTTTTTCTTATCCCATTATATACAAGTTCATTATGTACAGCTGAATATGGAATTGTCGATTTAGTTGCTACAATTTCAACTGTCACAATTTCTATTATTACACTTAATATTATGGAATCCGTGATGAGATTCAATATGGATAAAGATGCTGATAAAGATAAAATTACTAAAATAGGCATGGTAATTCTATTAGTTAGTATGGTTGTAGGATTAATTCTAATTCCCATCTGTAGATTATGGGATAAAGTTGATGGGCTTGAGGCGATTATTTACCTTTATGTGATAAGTTTAGCTGCAAGTCAATTGTTTTTATGTGATTTAAGAGGGAAAGAGGAATTAATTAAGTATTGTATAGGGAATATTGCAAATACAGCCCTTATTGTACTGTTTAATATTTGTTTTCTTGTCATTTTTAAATTGGGGATTACTGGTTATCTTCTTGCATACACATTGGCAAATACATTAATAGCGGTATATGCTTTTATAATCGGAAAAGGATACAAAGCTATTTTTGCAAAAATAGATAAAGTAAAGATGATAGAGATGATCAAGTATTCAGTTGTCCTTATACCGAATTCGTTTATGTGGTGGATAATGAATTCTTCAGATCACATTATGGTTACAAGCATGATAGGCGTGGCGGCAAATGGAGTGTACGCAATTTCGTATAAGGTGCCGACACTTATTAACACATTTACCGGTATTTTTAATCAAGCATGGGGCTATTCCGCAATCAAAGAAGAAGGATCTAAAGATGAAACGGAGTATAGCAATAAAGTGTTTGCTAACCTTATATCAGCCATTATGATTATTGGAATATGCATGATGTCGATAATTAAACCTTTTTTAAATGTATATGTTGCAGATGAGTATTTTGAAGCTTGGAAATATACTCCGTTTTTAATTGTTGGTATAGTATATATAACACTTGGCACATTTTTATCAACAAGTTATATGATACATAAAGATAGTATGGGGTTTTTGTTATCAGGCTCTTTTGGCGCAATGCTTAATATAATATTGAATTTCCTGCTAATACCATTAATCGGAGTATATGGTGCAGCGATAGCAACATGTGTAAGTTATATTGGTGTATTCTCATTTAGGGTTTTCCACACAAGGAAATATTTGAAGTATAAAGTTCTTACAAGGGATTTTTGTATTGGAACAGTTGCGCTTTGGCTTTCTGGTGCTCTTATGTTTGTAGACAATTTAGTTGGGCAGATTTGTCAGATATTGATTGCATTTGTAATAATTGTACTGTTCCAAAAGACATGGAAGCCATTGCTATTTAGAATTATAGATAAAGTAAAGAAGGTAAAAAAATGA
- a CDS encoding polysaccharide pyruvyl transferase family protein — protein sequence MKICILSMQSIVNYGSVLQAYALRRLLQNLGHEVDFIDIQGDGDSIPEIDYSNDNMRCNFMYLYHRLTNHLQRKKIKEFQIDVLELNETNNLKEYDVCVIGSDEVFNCNQKSSWGFSMQLFGKVTNAKKVITYAASCGQTSFEQLTDDKKEKIKCALRNLNAISVRDKNTMDLVNAFGYRQCNYSLDPTLIYDFSKDLSISSTSKGKYNNICLIYAYQDRISDPREIYYIKEFCKKKGLRIVAAGAYQSWLKEQLYLKPFELLEAFSQADFVITDTFHGAIFSIKYTERFAILVRDGNRNKLQDLVERLGVKNHLAQDIRDLDKIYGLKKETDTIESVIAMEKEKSYKYLKEQI from the coding sequence GTGAAGATATGTATATTATCAATGCAAAGTATAGTAAATTATGGTTCGGTTCTACAGGCATATGCTCTCAGACGTTTACTGCAAAATCTGGGACATGAAGTTGATTTTATTGATATACAAGGAGATGGTGATAGCATACCAGAAATAGATTATAGTAACGATAATATGAGATGCAATTTTATGTATTTGTATCATAGACTTACTAACCATTTACAACGAAAAAAGATAAAAGAATTTCAGATTGATGTGCTTGAACTTAATGAGACTAATAATTTGAAGGAGTATGATGTTTGTGTCATTGGTAGCGATGAAGTATTTAACTGTAATCAAAAATCTAGTTGGGGTTTTTCAATGCAATTGTTTGGTAAGGTTACAAATGCAAAAAAAGTCATTACATATGCTGCTTCTTGTGGGCAGACATCTTTTGAACAATTGACAGATGATAAGAAAGAAAAGATTAAATGTGCACTAAGAAATCTTAATGCAATTTCTGTACGAGATAAAAATACAATGGATTTAGTTAATGCTTTTGGATATCGACAGTGTAACTATAGTCTCGATCCAACACTAATATATGATTTTTCTAAGGATTTATCTATTAGTTCTACTTCTAAAGGTAAATATAATAATATATGCTTGATTTATGCATATCAGGATAGAATTTCAGATCCGAGGGAGATTTATTATATCAAAGAATTCTGCAAGAAAAAAGGATTGAGAATTGTAGCAGCAGGTGCATATCAATCATGGTTAAAGGAACAGTTGTATTTGAAGCCGTTTGAACTTTTAGAAGCATTTAGTCAAGCCGATTTTGTTATTACTGATACTTTTCATGGAGCAATTTTTTCTATAAAGTATACTGAAAGATTTGCAATACTTGTCCGAGATGGTAATAGAAATAAACTTCAAGATTTAGTTGAAAGATTAGGTGTAAAGAATCATCTGGCACAAGATATAAGGGATTTGGATAAGATTTATGGCTTAAAAAAAGAAACTGATACTATAGAAAGTGTTATTGCCATGGAAAAGGAAAAATCATACAAATACCTGAAAGAGCAAATTTAG
- a CDS encoding O-antigen ligase family protein: MGSKTINKMDMAIYCLYIALFKPYFLPETIRTLLKIVLVSIVMIYLFNHMKVKELKNESVVFCAYVSILGVILYVLQMANIKAALDGILYGICFFEVFALIKYCCNRGKSSRLLKCLLNITFVYCLLSIVSVAIYGIENNSNDALYFFGSKFSSSYFFIFYLALFYSLYYEKIKKNLLWKAVFVSLILISVIFSAYVICATALVSTFVFVVFLFLPEKLKRFLTSPRIATVFLLLSAIIVPFLGVLLNLPFVENFVVNVLHKTSNLTNRLNLYNIYLFPVIKEKLWFGHGYSNDALELASGVMWNSKLTYYANAQNGLLDFVVKFGVVGVTIFLILFYKCFQKTKKTRKVVGIQTLIYALTLASIVEVTINWIFIIGIALVCWLENDNLVTPKNV; encoded by the coding sequence ATGGGTAGTAAAACAATAAATAAGATGGATATGGCGATATATTGTTTATATATAGCTTTATTTAAACCGTATTTTTTACCAGAAACTATTAGAACCTTACTTAAGATAGTTCTTGTTTCAATAGTGATGATTTATTTATTCAATCATATGAAAGTAAAGGAACTAAAAAATGAGTCAGTTGTGTTCTGTGCATATGTGAGTATTTTAGGAGTTATACTATATGTATTACAAATGGCGAATATTAAAGCTGCTTTGGACGGAATATTATATGGAATATGTTTTTTTGAGGTTTTTGCACTCATTAAGTATTGCTGTAATAGGGGCAAGAGTAGTCGTTTGCTAAAGTGCTTACTAAACATAACGTTTGTTTATTGCTTATTATCCATTGTATCTGTAGCAATATATGGAATTGAGAATAATTCAAATGATGCTTTGTATTTTTTTGGGTCTAAATTTAGCTCTAGCTACTTTTTTATATTTTATTTAGCGCTGTTTTATTCACTTTATTATGAAAAAATAAAGAAAAATTTATTGTGGAAAGCTGTTTTTGTTTCACTTATTCTAATAAGTGTAATTTTCTCGGCATACGTCATCTGTGCCACGGCTTTAGTATCAACATTTGTATTTGTTGTTTTCTTATTTTTGCCAGAGAAATTAAAGAGATTTTTGACTTCCCCAAGAATAGCAACTGTTTTTTTATTGCTGTCTGCGATTATTGTTCCTTTCTTGGGAGTACTATTAAATCTACCATTTGTAGAAAATTTTGTTGTAAATGTGCTGCATAAGACGAGCAATTTAACAAACAGGTTAAATCTGTATAATATTTATCTATTTCCTGTAATAAAGGAAAAATTGTGGTTTGGGCATGGGTATAGTAATGATGCATTGGAACTTGCGAGTGGAGTTATGTGGAATTCAAAACTTACATATTATGCCAATGCACAAAATGGTTTATTAGATTTTGTAGTTAAATTTGGTGTTGTTGGTGTTACAATTTTTTTGATATTGTTTTATAAGTGTTTTCAAAAGACTAAAAAGACTAGAAAAGTAGTAGGAATACAAACATTAATATATGCTTTGACTTTAGCATCTATTGTCGAAGTGACAATAAATTGGATTTTTATTATAGGCATAGCATTAGTTTGTTGGCTTGAAAATGATAATTTAGTAACACCAAAAAATGTGTAA
- a CDS encoding glycosyltransferase family 2 protein, protein MIFSIIIPIYNVEKYLKKCVTSITNQKFNDYEIIMIDDYSTDNSLKIAEEYTNDKNIRLIKKKKNMGLSDTRNVGIDNSSGDYLIFLDSDDYIEDGALDLLSNVIIDQGFPDIIYTGFVEERENVAETKFGYVSKRESLYDREGFLKSELSNRTLYAPACFGVYKRSLIVENRVYFKLGLLHEDELWTPSILMRAHTIYTSGIAFYHYVRRDNSITKTKDKTQNGIDLICTCYELIRVSNMIHNKHIRKLFRNHIAMLYMKGTAIGKLYKKNDGVCIDRFLPFKLSCMKKDIAKALLFMVSTRAYCILNERLGEQNGN, encoded by the coding sequence ATGATTTTTTCAATTATCATACCAATTTATAATGTTGAGAAATATTTAAAAAAGTGCGTTACAAGTATTACCAATCAGAAATTTAATGATTATGAAATAATTATGATAGACGATTACAGTACAGATAATTCTCTTAAGATTGCTGAGGAGTATACCAACGATAAAAATATTAGATTAATAAAAAAGAAAAAGAATATGGGATTGTCTGATACTAGAAATGTGGGCATAGATAATAGCTCAGGAGACTATTTAATTTTTTTGGATTCTGATGATTATATTGAAGATGGGGCATTAGACTTATTAAGTAATGTAATAATTGACCAGGGATTTCCTGATATTATTTATACAGGATTTGTAGAAGAAAGAGAGAATGTAGCGGAGACAAAATTTGGATATGTTAGTAAAAGAGAGAGTTTGTATGATAGAGAGGGATTTTTGAAAAGTGAACTTTCAAATAGAACGCTGTATGCGCCTGCATGTTTTGGCGTGTATAAAAGAAGTCTAATAGTTGAAAATCGTGTTTATTTTAAGCTTGGATTACTTCATGAGGATGAGTTATGGACGCCAAGCATATTAATGAGGGCTCATACAATATATACAAGTGGTATTGCATTCTATCATTATGTTCGTAGAGATAATTCCATAACGAAAACTAAAGATAAAACACAAAACGGAATCGATTTGATATGTACCTGCTATGAATTGATTAGAGTATCTAATATGATTCATAATAAGCATATAAGAAAATTATTTAGAAATCATATAGCTATGCTCTATATGAAAGGTACCGCTATTGGGAAGCTGTATAAAAAAAATGATGGCGTTTGTATAGATCGATTTCTGCCATTTAAACTATCTTGTATGAAAAAAGATATAGCAAAGGCTTTGCTATTTATGGTTAGTACAAGAGCTTACTGTATTTTAAACGAAAGATTAGGTGAGCAAAACGGAAATTAG
- a CDS encoding glycosyltransferase family 32 protein, whose protein sequence is MIPKTIHYCWFGENPKSELIKKCIESWKEFAPDFDIVEWNKTNFDISKYKYAKQAYEKKKYAFVSDVARFDVLNTYGGIYLDTDVELIKPIERLLNNNLFMGYDQKGLIATGLIMGSEPKKEMLEEILEYYSKKSFLLQNKLPDNTTVVTIVSDILKGNGFILNGDYYEDPSTLTLYPSEVFDPFDYENDRMKITDSTISIHHYAASWKSENDKRIYRIGKLIKKIVGNHAYDKIARIKHKIIG, encoded by the coding sequence ATGATACCCAAAACGATACACTATTGTTGGTTCGGCGAAAATCCTAAGAGTGAGTTAATAAAAAAATGTATTGAAAGTTGGAAAGAATTTGCACCAGATTTTGATATTGTAGAATGGAATAAAACGAATTTTGATATTAGCAAATACAAATACGCCAAACAAGCATATGAAAAAAAGAAATATGCATTTGTATCTGATGTTGCAAGGTTTGATGTGTTAAATACATATGGTGGAATATATTTAGACACAGATGTAGAACTGATAAAACCGATAGAAAGGTTATTGAATAATAACCTTTTTATGGGCTATGATCAAAAAGGTTTAATTGCAACTGGATTGATAATGGGGAGCGAGCCTAAAAAAGAAATGCTTGAAGAAATTTTGGAATATTATTCAAAAAAATCCTTTCTTTTACAAAATAAGCTTCCTGATAATACTACTGTTGTAACAATAGTAAGTGACATCTTAAAAGGTAATGGATTTATCTTAAATGGTGACTATTATGAAGATCCTTCAACATTAACACTATATCCAAGTGAGGTATTTGATCCATTTGACTATGAAAATGACAGGATGAAAATTACAGATTCAACAATTTCTATTCATCATTATGCTGCTTCTTGGAAAAGTGAAAATGATAAAAGAATTTATCGAATAGGGAAATTAATTAAAAAAATCGTGGGCAATCATGCCTACGATAAAATTGCTAGAATTAAACACAAAATTATAGGATGA
- a CDS encoding glycosyltransferase, producing the protein MIFVTVGTHEQQFNRLVEYMDKWAERHDEKVIIQSGYSTYEPKIATWSKLFPYSKMVEMVEEARIVITHGGPSSFIMPLQIGKTPVVVPRKHSFNEHVNDHQVKFCKEVESRMGTILVVEDVENLGTILENYDKIKNEGKNTSNNAKFNADLSEIVNEMFEEKIS; encoded by the coding sequence ATGATTTTTGTTACAGTTGGAACACATGAACAGCAGTTTAATCGTTTGGTTGAGTACATGGATAAATGGGCTGAGAGACATGATGAGAAAGTGATTATTCAATCTGGTTACAGCACATATGAGCCTAAGATTGCAACATGGTCGAAACTGTTTCCATACTCAAAGATGGTAGAAATGGTTGAAGAAGCAAGAATTGTAATTACGCATGGTGGACCATCAAGCTTTATCATGCCATTGCAAATTGGTAAAACGCCAGTAGTTGTTCCGAGAAAACATAGTTTTAATGAGCATGTTAATGATCACCAAGTGAAGTTTTGTAAAGAAGTAGAAAGTAGAATGGGAACTATTTTGGTTGTTGAAGATGTGGAGAATCTGGGGACGATTCTTGAGAATTATGATAAAATTAAGAACGAAGGGAAAAATACCAGTAATAATGCCAAGTTCAATGCGGACTTAAGTGAAATTGTAAATGAGATGTTTGAGGAGAAGATATCATGA
- the pssD gene encoding PssD/Cps14F family polysaccharide biosynthesis glycosyltransferase, which translates to MKNDKLKVCLVGSSGGHLTHLYMLKPFWKNKDRFWVTFDKEDARSLLQGEIFYPAYYPSNRSIKALLINTWRALWILRKEKPDLIISSGAAAAVPFFWIGKIFGSKTIYIEVFDRIDASTLAGKLCYPVTDRFIVEWDEMKAVYPKAINLGSIF; encoded by the coding sequence ATGAAAAACGATAAATTAAAGGTCTGTTTGGTTGGATCGTCAGGTGGGCATTTGACACACTTATATATGCTGAAACCATTTTGGAAAAATAAAGATCGGTTTTGGGTTACCTTTGACAAAGAAGATGCACGTTCTTTACTTCAGGGGGAAATATTTTATCCGGCATATTATCCTTCAAACCGATCAATTAAGGCACTTCTAATTAATACATGGCGTGCTCTATGGATACTTAGAAAAGAAAAGCCAGATTTAATTATTTCATCTGGAGCTGCAGCAGCTGTTCCTTTTTTTTGGATAGGAAAAATATTTGGGTCAAAGACAATATATATAGAAGTGTTTGATAGAATTGATGCTTCAACACTTGCAGGTAAACTATGTTATCCAGTCACAGATAGATTTATTGTAGAATGGGATGAGATGAAGGCAGTATATCCTAAAGCAATTAATCTAGGCAGTATATTCTAA
- a CDS encoding sugar transferase — translation MYKKANEGWFKYIDFIILDALCLQISFILAYFIRQENFRPYRTFLYRNMAILLFMIQIIVTFFFDSFRDVLKRGYYKEFIETLKHTSLVILFTVSYFFLSQTGELYSRIILLLTGMFYAFSSYLIRVFWKDHLKNSGLCNNGKRSLLVITSKEMASTVLNNICNHNYEGFQISGIVIADANMTGNEIDGIPVVSDIRNVVNYVCHKWVDEVFINMPRDFSPLENTIDSFTEMGITVHQNLIDIAALSEQKQRVERMGDYTVLTTSINMASSKQLLVKRVMDIAGGTIGCVIAALLYLVLAPCIYIHSPGPILFSQVRVGKNGKRFKVYKFRSMYMDAEKRKKELMSQNRIKDGMMFKMDRDPRIIGGEKGIGSFMRNNSLDEWPQMWNVLKGDMSLVGTRPPTIDEWEKYELHHRARLSIKPGLTGLWQVSGRSSITDFEEVVKLDKKYITEWNFKLDVKILLKTVGVVAYREGAL, via the coding sequence ATGTATAAAAAAGCAAATGAAGGCTGGTTTAAATATATCGATTTCATAATTCTAGATGCATTATGTCTTCAGATATCATTTATTCTGGCTTATTTTATCCGGCAAGAAAATTTCAGGCCGTACCGGACCTTTCTTTACCGTAATATGGCCATTCTTCTTTTTATGATTCAAATCATAGTCACATTTTTCTTTGATAGCTTTAGGGATGTCTTAAAAAGAGGATATTACAAAGAGTTCATTGAAACGCTGAAGCATACCAGTTTGGTGATCCTTTTTACCGTTTCATATTTTTTCCTATCACAAACGGGAGAACTATATTCCCGTATCATATTGCTTCTTACCGGAATGTTCTATGCATTTTCATCATACTTAATCAGAGTATTCTGGAAAGATCACCTAAAAAACTCTGGGCTATGCAATAACGGGAAACGTTCCCTGTTAGTTATCACAAGCAAGGAAATGGCATCAACGGTTTTGAATAATATATGTAATCACAATTATGAAGGTTTTCAAATTAGTGGAATCGTAATTGCAGATGCCAATATGACAGGTAATGAGATAGACGGCATACCTGTGGTCTCCGATATAAGGAATGTGGTAAATTATGTATGTCACAAATGGGTGGATGAAGTATTTATAAATATGCCTAGAGATTTTTCTCCATTAGAAAATACCATCGATAGTTTTACCGAAATGGGTATAACAGTTCATCAGAATCTAATTGATATCGCAGCTTTAAGTGAGCAAAAGCAAAGGGTGGAGCGTATGGGAGATTATACGGTACTGACCACCAGCATTAACATGGCAAGTTCAAAGCAACTTTTAGTAAAAAGAGTTATGGACATTGCCGGCGGTACAATTGGCTGTGTCATAGCCGCTTTACTCTATCTGGTTCTCGCTCCTTGTATTTATATCCATTCTCCCGGACCCATCCTATTTTCTCAGGTCCGTGTCGGTAAGAATGGAAAAAGATTTAAAGTATATAAATTCCGTAGTATGTACATGGACGCAGAAAAGCGCAAAAAAGAACTGATGTCTCAGAATCGAATAAAAGATGGAATGATGTTTAAGATGGACCGCGATCCACGTATTATAGGGGGAGAAAAGGGAATAGGAAGCTTTATGCGTAATAATTCCCTAGATGAATGGCCCCAGATGTGGAATGTATTAAAAGGTGATATGAGTCTAGTCGGAACCCGCCCCCCCACAATCGATGAGTGGGAGAAATACGAACTGCACCATCGGGCAAGGCTGTCAATTAAACCCGGGCTGACCGGCTTATGGCAAGTCAGTGGCAGAAGCAGCATTACGGATTTTGAGGAAGTGGTCAAGTTAGATAAAAAATACATAACCGAATGGAACTTTAAACTTGATGTCAAAATCTTGTTGAAGACAGTAGGTGTAGTCGCTTATAGGGAAGGTGCTTTATAA
- a CDS encoding helix-turn-helix domain-containing protein, with the protein MKYNKIEVGQRIRYRRILIGWTQEELAEKIGRAYKYCQDIERGTCGMSVETMLSIASSLNVSLDYLIYGTTESEKETDALLGEQQAVINLLGQCSDQKRRYALDLLKLFMKASDNR; encoded by the coding sequence ATGAAGTACAACAAGATTGAAGTAGGTCAAAGAATACGTTATCGGCGAATTCTAATCGGTTGGACGCAAGAGGAACTAGCAGAAAAGATTGGTCGTGCTTATAAATATTGTCAGGATATCGAACGTGGAACGTGTGGGATGTCTGTCGAGACTATGCTAAGCATCGCATCAAGCTTGAATGTTTCTTTAGATTATTTAATTTATGGAACAACAGAATCAGAAAAAGAAACAGACGCACTTCTAGGCGAACAGCAGGCCGTTATTAACCTACTTGGGCAATGCAGTGATCAAAAACGACGTTATGCGCTGGATCTGTTAAAATTATTTATGAAAGCCAGCGATAATAGATAA
- a CDS encoding GNAT family N-acetyltransferase: MVIRTAEEKDMPELLDIYNYEVEHGLATFDLNPKTMEERLIWFREHNVGNHPLIVAEEDGKAVGYASLSSYRPKEAYAATVELSVYIDKEYRRRGIAGELAYAILETAKERDDIHTVISVITGGNEASIRLHERLGFIHCGTIREVGVKFGKMLDIENYQMLV, encoded by the coding sequence ATGGTGATCAGAACCGCAGAAGAGAAAGATATGCCGGAGCTTTTAGACATCTATAATTATGAAGTGGAACATGGACTGGCTACGTTTGATTTAAATCCAAAAACAATGGAGGAGCGACTGATCTGGTTTCGGGAACATAACGTGGGGAATCATCCATTAATCGTGGCAGAAGAAGATGGTAAAGCAGTGGGGTATGCAAGCCTTTCCTCTTACCGCCCAAAAGAGGCGTATGCAGCTACAGTAGAACTGTCTGTATATATTGATAAGGAATACCGCCGCAGAGGAATAGCCGGTGAGCTGGCCTATGCAATTCTTGAGACTGCAAAGGAAAGGGACGATATTCATACGGTCATTTCTGTAATAACTGGAGGGAACGAGGCGAGTATCCGGCTTCATGAGAGATTGGGATTTATTCATTGTGGGACTATAAGGGAAGTGGGAGTTAAGTTTGGAAAAATGTTGGATATAGAAAATTATCAGATGCTGGTTTAG
- a CDS encoding ComF family protein, which yields MYPSFLIDLLFPRRCPVCDEIVMPKGRLICPECVKKLSFVKNPVCKKCGKEVISSDMEYCFDCVRHKRTFEYGRALVNYDQNAGSSMAKIKYKNKREYLDFYGEAICARYGKLIQRMDADVLVPVPVHPSRRKERGFNQAETLACRIGERLGIAVCPSMLVRNKKTMPQKGLDPAGRLKNLEEAFSAGKMITGVEGVILVDDIYTTGSTIEACTRALKKAGIKRVYFIAICIGRGQ from the coding sequence ATGTACCCATCTTTTTTAATTGATCTGCTATTCCCCAGACGATGCCCAGTCTGTGACGAAATCGTTATGCCAAAAGGTAGGCTAATCTGCCCGGAATGTGTGAAAAAATTGTCATTTGTTAAGAACCCTGTCTGTAAAAAATGTGGGAAGGAGGTAATAAGTTCTGATATGGAGTATTGTTTTGACTGTGTCAGGCATAAGCGTACTTTTGAGTATGGAAGGGCTCTTGTGAATTATGATCAAAATGCTGGAAGTTCCATGGCGAAAATCAAATATAAGAATAAGCGGGAATACTTGGACTTTTATGGGGAAGCGATATGTGCCCGGTATGGGAAGTTGATCCAGCGTATGGATGCGGACGTTCTTGTTCCTGTTCCGGTCCATCCTTCGCGTAGAAAGGAGAGGGGATTTAATCAGGCGGAAACTTTGGCCTGCAGGATCGGAGAACGTCTTGGAATTGCTGTTTGCCCCTCAATGCTAGTCAGAAATAAAAAAACCATGCCCCAAAAGGGGCTTGACCCGGCGGGAAGGCTTAAGAACCTGGAGGAGGCGTTTTCGGCGGGAAAAATGATAACAGGGGTGGAAGGGGTTATTTTAGTGGATGATATATATACCACGGGAAGTACCATAGAGGCCTGTACACGAGCGTTGAAAAAAGCTGGAATAAAAAGGGTTTATTTTATTGCAATTTGTATTGGACGAGGACAGTAG